One stretch of Thalassophryne amazonica chromosome 17, fThaAma1.1, whole genome shotgun sequence DNA includes these proteins:
- the ccng2 gene encoding cyclin-G2 isoform X1, whose product MDTVKLLKELRLNYDQEVWYRPKEAGLNLIETSAQDDRRISARCRDAKVEDLWSLTSFFGYSTQTFVLAVNLLDRFLAMMRIQPKHLSCVSLSCLHMAAKVTEEKYNLTPSDELIRIGQCRFTVSDLGRMEKIIAEKLNFKSKAITALTFLHMYHQIALSHMASRTEILSLEKLEAQLKACLCRITFSKAKPSVLALSLLRHETKAVQSEDMLEIARHIQRHLKILDGELLLWSEQVARCLSDYASPECSKPDHRRLQWVVSRRTAQNLHISHRSVPELPTIPEDCWNEIESEDSCEDMLSSGEDSLSSSLGSDAEGPFFPLHLKQRRCDVSA is encoded by the exons ATGGACACTGTGAAGCTGTTGAAGGAACTGAGGCTGAATTATGACCAGGAGGTTTGGTACCGTCCCAAAGAGGCGGGGCTAAACCTGATCGAAACCTCTGCACAG GACGACAGGCGGATCTCTGCGCGCTGCAGAGATGCCAAGGTGGAGGACTTGTGGAGTCTGACCAGCTTCTTTGGGTACAGCACACAGACCTTTGTCCTGGCTGTTAACCTGCTGGATCGATTCCTTGCCATGATGAGG ATTCAGCCAAAGCACCTGTCCTGCGTCAGCCTCAGCTGCCTCCACATGGCAGCCAAAGTAACGGAGGAGAAGTACAACCTGACGCCCAGTGATGAGCTGATCCGCATTGGACAGTGCAGGTTCACGGTGTCCGACCTTGGCCGGATGGAGAAGATCATCGCAGAGAAGCTCAACTTCAAGTCCAAAGCCATCACTGCCTTAACCTTTTTGCACATGTACCACCAGATCGCACTTTCACACATGGC GAGCAGGACGGAGATTCTGAGTCTGGAGAAGCTGGAGGCTCAGCTCAAAGCCTGTTTGTGCCGTATCACCTTCTCCAAAGCAAAG CCGTCCGTCTTGGCTTTGTCTCTGCTGAGACATGAGACCAAAGCCGTGCAGTCAGAGGACATGTTGGAAATTGCCCGTCACATCCAGAGACACCTGAAG ATTTTGGATGGTGAGCTGCTGCTGTGGAGCGAGCAGGTTGCACGGTGTCTGTCAGATTACGCTTCACCCGAATGCAGCAAACCTGACCACCGGAGGCTCCAGTGGGTCGTGTCACGGCGCACCGCCCAGAACTTGCACATTAGCCACCGCAGCGTCCCCGAGCTGCCGACCATCCCCGAGGACTGCTGGAACGAGATTGAGAG TGAGGACTCATGTGAGGACATGTTGAGTTCTGGTGAGGACAGTCTCAGCTCGTCTCTGGGTAGCGACGCTGAAGGGCCGTTCTTCCCGCTGCATCTGAAACAGCGCCGGTGTGACGTCAGCGCTTGA
- the ccng2 gene encoding cyclin-G2 isoform X2, whose protein sequence is MDTVKLLKELRLNYDQEVWYRPKEAGLNLIETSAQDDRRISARCRDAKVEDLWSLTSFFGYSTQTFVLAVNLLDRFLAMMRIQPKHLSCVSLSCLHMAAKVTEEKYNLTPSDELIRIGQCRFTVSDLGRMEKIIAEKLNFKSKAITALTFLHMYHQIALSHMADRTEILSLEKLEAQLKACLCRITFSKAKPSVLALSLLRHETKAVQSEDMLEIARHIQRHLKILDGELLLWSEQVARCLSDYASPECSKPDHRRLQWVVSRRTAQNLHISHRSVPELPTIPEDCWNEIESEDSCEDMLSSGEDSLSSSLGSDAEGPFFPLHLKQRRCDVSA, encoded by the exons ATGGACACTGTGAAGCTGTTGAAGGAACTGAGGCTGAATTATGACCAGGAGGTTTGGTACCGTCCCAAAGAGGCGGGGCTAAACCTGATCGAAACCTCTGCACAG GACGACAGGCGGATCTCTGCGCGCTGCAGAGATGCCAAGGTGGAGGACTTGTGGAGTCTGACCAGCTTCTTTGGGTACAGCACACAGACCTTTGTCCTGGCTGTTAACCTGCTGGATCGATTCCTTGCCATGATGAGG ATTCAGCCAAAGCACCTGTCCTGCGTCAGCCTCAGCTGCCTCCACATGGCAGCCAAAGTAACGGAGGAGAAGTACAACCTGACGCCCAGTGATGAGCTGATCCGCATTGGACAGTGCAGGTTCACGGTGTCCGACCTTGGCCGGATGGAGAAGATCATCGCAGAGAAGCTCAACTTCAAGTCCAAAGCCATCACTGCCTTAACCTTTTTGCACATGTACCACCAGATCGCACTTTCACACATGGCAGACAG GACGGAGATTCTGAGTCTGGAGAAGCTGGAGGCTCAGCTCAAAGCCTGTTTGTGCCGTATCACCTTCTCCAAAGCAAAG CCGTCCGTCTTGGCTTTGTCTCTGCTGAGACATGAGACCAAAGCCGTGCAGTCAGAGGACATGTTGGAAATTGCCCGTCACATCCAGAGACACCTGAAG ATTTTGGATGGTGAGCTGCTGCTGTGGAGCGAGCAGGTTGCACGGTGTCTGTCAGATTACGCTTCACCCGAATGCAGCAAACCTGACCACCGGAGGCTCCAGTGGGTCGTGTCACGGCGCACCGCCCAGAACTTGCACATTAGCCACCGCAGCGTCCCCGAGCTGCCGACCATCCCCGAGGACTGCTGGAACGAGATTGAGAG TGAGGACTCATGTGAGGACATGTTGAGTTCTGGTGAGGACAGTCTCAGCTCGTCTCTGGGTAGCGACGCTGAAGGGCCGTTCTTCCCGCTGCATCTGAAACAGCGCCGGTGTGACGTCAGCGCTTGA
- the taf1c gene encoding TATA box-binding protein-associated factor RNA polymerase I subunit C: MDYQFPQQLFPSYFFGGPPDWLSGHGSGKLCSYGRVKPQGGPGLPSSWTSKHQARGDTWCHTEPVPLPLLSPKHSFLWSSTPPDPLDFTEHMQNFFVDHCQDAFCNIGELLADNFCFEKTRRKGAQRDSVCMWRVKNFLDMLKYKICPLGFDYPTMNAYSVLLADSVHAVPPELLSSLLYEELTEQRDRLLFSESTTGGALAFIPFSSPNNTDSKPGCLVYPGNRGLDRLNFHRVALLFRREQPVCLDTSSHKARSFQLKGPIKQISAASVFDHCCVGVRSDYLCGLWRFHETNEPRLLEVVKTKEVVTCVSVSPHVSGEVLVTSESGAANLWTVGKGTQKVRQEDSNLYFNAKSSWRWCHFSAHPRVMVYADRTGAELTDIRLSPSSSHTLFRISKTSECCSGERLLLSRHLDDIHSFHHLITTQNSAYIVDERFPCIPMLKWDHMMLSPPVFCDVLPGSVSTVGGARTTNILLGSQRSQEVVLLQYSGGGVDACSSHGPPQTLLKPSDVLKHLPGQIPHRRETASNRLSSAAAGLSCIQMRSGAGGSEDCICVLQLTEVGDIFYQTLVPQQSDFKTSRLLVPEEEPPSQQKTLDERTQQPATPPESQLLFLDSSSDDDVIAPTQNLKAQKKEDAAVGTDDDTSSEDAESDRKRPNLKGLQVVINDDPDQLDVSTDLIADCTEGCGLRTRSSRSPRCVAQQTVPTLSDDALATWKRWLQKMIQKAQKISPRPNSRENRLIKNSDLFCAPDDMARSLAMEDQRRALRACMAKRSLLVGDTVSASHSSEKTPPLLNLVDTDAWTDDLSQRLTLSWQGDEGWREWWEDRLGLNREEREEKLRRRRRKDKEARRIARQQMALSRSFTSSISYQMELDDLTDWKGWSSEASQGVWSDAEGMSASYQQEGSLVCETPRATTLTDTAAATVTPRTPRAATPTAKTLSTRPGTEEQHCGQLPTIPSSAAIFSLSQPSEPDSAPVTQRTKRPHENYFNPLLALQDDPSHNDYFLEPEGNTAATSSQLIGSRISSHRGLCLSQNSLGQRTQASHPKKKSRMGF, from the exons ATGGATTATCAGTTCCCGCAGCAGCTGTTTCCTTCTTATTTCTTCGGCGGACCTCCGGACTGGTTGTCCGGTCACGGATCTGGAAAACTGTGCAGTTACGGCCGAGTCAAACCGCAG GGCGGTCCTGGTCTTCCCTCCAGTTGGACCTCCAAACACCAGGCCAGAGGGGACACATGGTGTCATACTGAGCCGGTTCCACTTCCCCTTCTGTCTCCAAAGCACT CATTCCTTTGGTCTTCAACACCGCCAGACCCGCTGGACTTTACAGAACAT ATGCAGAACTTTTTCGTAGATCACTGCCAAGACGCCTTCTGCAACATCGGTGAACTTTTGGCAGACAACTTCTGCTTTGAAAAGACGCGGAGAAAG GGGGCTCAACGGGATTCTGTTTGTATGTGGAGGGTGAAAAACTTTCTGGACATGCTGAAATATAAAAT ATGTCCACTCGGGTTTGATTATCCTACAATGAATGCGTACAGCGTGCTGTTAGCAGACAGCGTTCACGCCGTGCCCCCGGAGCTGCTGAGCTCTTTGCTGTACGAAGAGCTGACGGAGCAGAGAGACAGACTTCTGTTCTCTGAATCCACCACAGGAGGCGCTCTGGCTTTCATACCATTCTCATCTCCCAATAATACAGACTCAAAACCAGGCTGCCTCGTGTACCCTGGAAACCGAGGCCTGGACCGCCTCA ACTTCCACAGGGTGGCGCTGCTCTTCCGCAGAGAACAACCAGTCTGCTTGGACACCAGCAGCCACAAAGCACGGAGTTTCCAGCTGAAAGGTCCCATCAAGCAGATTAGCGCCGCCTCCGTGTTTGATCATT GCTGTGTCGGCGTGCGGTCGGATTACCTGTGTGGCCTTTGGCGATTCCATGAAACAAATGAACCTCGTCTGCTAGAAGTTGTCAAAACCAAGGAAGTCGTGACCTGCGTCAGTGTCAG TCCTCATGTTTCAGGTGAAGTTCTGGTCACCAGTGAGAGTGGAGCAGCAAACCTGTGGACTGTCGGTAAAGG GACCCAGAAGGTTCGACAGGAAGACAGCAACCTGTACTTCAATGCCAAGTCGTCATGGAGATGGTGCCACTTCTCTGCCCACCCGCGGGTGATGGTGTATGCAGACAGGACAGGGGCGGAGCTCACAGACATCAGG CTCAGCCCGTCTTCCTCTCACACTCTGTTTCGGATCAGTAAGACCTCAGAGTGTTGCAGTGGGGAGAGACTCCTGCTCTCTCGACACCTGGATGATATCCACTCTTTCCACCACCTCATTACCACTCAG AACTCTGCTTACATAGTGGATGAACGATTTCCCTGCATCCCCATGCTGAAGTGGGATCACATGATGCTGTCTCCGCCCGTTTTTTGTGATGTCCTTCCTGGCTCTGTCTCCACAGTGGGTGGGGCTAGAACAACCAACATCCTGCTAGGATCGCAGAGGTCTCAGGAAGTGGTGCTGTTGCAGTACTCAG gaGGAGGAGTGGATGCCTGTTCCAGCCACGGTCCTCCTCAGACTCTGCTTAAACCCAGCGATGTCCTGAAACATCTTCCAGGTCAGATCCCACACCGCAGAGAAACCGCCAGCAACAGACTGTCCTCAGCGGCTGCAG GTTTGTCGTGCATCCAGATGCGCAGCGGCGCAGGAGGCAGCGAGGATTGTATCTGCGTTTTGCAGCTGACGGAGGTGGGAGATATATTCTACCAAACCCTCGTTCCACAGCAGTCCGACTTCAAGACGAGTCGGCTGCTGGTGCCGGAGGAGGAACCGCCGTCTCAGCAGAAAACTTTGGATGAACGAACGCAGCAGCCAGCGACGCCACCGGAGTCGCAGCTTCTATTTTTAGACTCGTCCAGCGATGATGATGTGATTGCACCAACTCAGAATCTGAAAGCACAAAAGAAGGAAGATGCTGCTGTCGGGACAGATGACGACACCTCCTCTGAGGATGCAGAGTCAGACAGGAAACGCCCGAACCTGAAGGGGCTGCAGGTCGTCATTAATGATGATCCAGATCAGCTGGATGTGTCCACAGACTTGATCGCTGACTGTACTGAAGGCTGTGGTCTACGGACAAGAAGCAGCAGGTCTCCTCGTTGTGTCGCTCAGCAGACTGTGCCAACGCTCAGCGATGACGCTCTCGCCACGTGGAAGCGTTGGCTCCAGAAAATGATACAAAAGGCCCAGAAAATAAGCCCACGTCCAAACTCTCGGGAGAACAGGCTGATAAAGAACTCAGATCTGTTCTGTGCACCTGATGACATGGCCAGAAGTCTGGCGATGGAGGACCAGAGGCGAGCTTTGAGAGCATGTATGGCTAAGCGGTCGCTGCTGGTTGGCGACACTGTTTCTGCCTCTCACAGCTCTGAAAAGACACCGCCTTTGTTGAACCTGGTGGACACCGACGCGTGGACGGATGATCTTAGCCAGCGACTGACGCTGTCCTGGCAAGGGGATGAAGGTTGGAGGGAGTGGTGGGAGGACCGCCTGGGACTCAACAGGGAGGAAAGGGAGGAGAAGctgcggaggaggaggaggaaggacaAGGAGGCAAGGAGAATTGCCAGGCAGCAGATGGCACTTTCCAGGAGCTTCACCTCATCCATCAGCTACCAGATGGAGCTGGATGATCTTACCGACTGGAAGGGCTGGTCATCTGAGGCTAGTCAGGGGGTGTGGTCAGATGCTGAAGGTATGAGCGCGTCGTACCAACAAGAGGGCAGTTTGGTATGTGAAACACCACGAGCCACAACGCTGACGGACACCGCGGCTGCCACGGTGACTCCCAGGACACCAAGAGCTGCCACACCAACAGCCAAGACACTCAGCACACGTCCAGGAACAGAAGAACAGCACTGTGGGCAGCTGCCAACCATACCCAGCAGCGCTGCCATCTTTAGCTTGTCCCAGCCATCAGAGCCTGACTCTGCCCCCGTTACTCAGAGAACTAAACGTCCACATGAGAATTACTTCAATCCTCTGCTTGCTCTGCAG GATGATCCTTCACACAATGACTATTTCCTGGAGCCGGAGGGGAACACCGCTGCCACATCTTCTCAACTTATTGGTTCTCGGATTTCAAGTCACAGAGGACTCTGTCTGTCCCAGAATTCCCTGGGTCAACGGACGCAGGCGTCTCACCCCAAGAAGAAATCTCGAATGGGATTCTGA